The Panicum virgatum strain AP13 chromosome 3N, P.virgatum_v5, whole genome shotgun sequence genome includes the window CATCTATTTGATTGTACTGCCTTCGTGGTTAACTACTGTAGTTCTTGCAAGTTTGCCATGGTTCCTTATGATCTTTGTTGCATGCTCTGGTCGGGTTGAGGGTTCTCCAAGTTGAGAGGAGCCGTGAGTCGTACCGAGAACATCGATCAATTTTGCTTTTTCGCCGAGTACTGTGGAGGAATTTTGGGAGAGAAGCCTTGTGCATGTAAGTAgcatgttgttcttcttcttttgggtttgcggcaaccaaatagtccttTTGATTTATTAAAGAAGGACTCCGGGTGTGAAATCGGAGGGAAAGATGGGAGTATGTGTTTCGATGGTTCCCCCTTTCCGGAGATATTTTTttcatagattttttttttgtagtggAAAGTTGGGCGCCCTTTTGCGGTTGGAGCCGTTTTTGCTGGGTATGAGAGATGACGATATGAAACAAGAACTGCCTTTTTATTGTTTTTGTACTACAACTGAGGAATGATTTATGATCTGCTTCTATCAGATGGCTGCTCGTTTTTTGTTGCCTgccatgcatgatgcatccggTTGTGCATATTCTTGCTGCAACAATCTTAACCGAAATTGGCAACTCGTGTTATTTGCTTGCCTGTAGTGGAGACCGGTTTTTTGCTGATGTTGCCTGCGTGTGGTTCATATTCTTCATATTGTCCATATCACGTTTGAATCGAATTTTGCATTTTAGGTAGTGGGAGATAGAAGATGCATAGCGACTTTCAGGTCCCCATGCGGTTGCTGTCACCAATTAGCATGTGTGTGTTTCTAACTTTTTGGTTTAAATTGATTTTTTGCAGGTGAAGCTTGAGTCGTGTAGTGGTGTTACCCATCAAGGAGAAGTTGGACTAGTCTGCAGTCCGCATAAGTGCTCGATGACAGATCATTTTGCTCTAAGTGTTCTACTTCTACTGGTGTTAAGTACTACTTGTTTCAGTTCAGACCTAGATGTCCAATGCTTGAGAGAAGTACAGAAATCGGTGAGTGATCCCAATGGTATACTCAAATCCTCATGGATTTTTGAAAATAACACTGCGGGTTTTATATGCCGATTTACCGGTGTGGAGTGCTGGCACCCAGATGAGAATCGAGTTCTTTCATTGCACCTCAGCAACCTTGGTCTTCAGGGTCCATTCCCTCAAGGTCTTAAGAATTGTACCAGTATGACAGGGTTAGATCTATCAAGCAACAACTTTACCGGCCCTATTCCTTCAGATATCTCTCTGCAAGTGCCATTTTTGACATCGCTGGACCTCTCCTATAATGGTTTCTCAGCAGAAATTCCACTACTTATCTATAACATGACATACCTAAACACCCTTAATCTTCAACATAACCAATTGAGTGGTCAAATTCCAGGGCAGTTCAGTTTATTGGCTCGGCTATTAACATTCAATGTTGCTGACAACCAACTATCAGGGACTATTCCATCTGGTCTACAGAAATTCTCGTCATCAAGCTTTGCAGGTAATCAAAGACTGTGTGGGCCTCCATTAGGTGACTGTCAAGCTTCAGCAAAGAGCAAGAGCACTGCAGCAATCATCGGGGCTGTTGTTGGCGTGGTAGTAGTTGTCATAATTGGTGCAATAGTTGTGTTCTTCTGTCTGCGGAGATTACCAGCCAAGAAGAAGGCAAAGGATGAGGATGATAATAAGTGGGCAAAGAGTATCAAAGGAACAAAAACCATCAAGGCAAGTCACTTTATTGTcactatatttttctttttctttgtcatGATTGGCAATTTCAAGTAGTCTTGCTCAcaaataattacaaaaatatCTCTGACATTGTTTTTATTATCCAGGTCTCTATGTTTGAGAATCCAGTTTCAAAGATGAAACTGAGTGATCTTATGAAGGCCACGGACCAATTCAGCAAAGAGAACATCATAGGTACTGGGAGGACAGGAACTATGTACAAGGCGGTGCTACCTGACGGTTCCTTCCTAGCCGTCAAAAGGCTACAAGATTCACAGCATTCTGAGTCCCAGTTCACATCGGAGATGAAGACACTTGGCCAGGTAAGGCACCGGAACTTGGTTCCACTCCTGGGGTTTTGCATTGCCAAGAAGGAGAAGTTGCTGGTGTACAAACACATGCCCAAAGGTTCACTTTATGATCAGTTAAACCAAGAGGAAGGTAGTAAGATGGATTGGCCACTGAGGTTAAGAATTGGCATCGGTGCAGCAAAAGGGCTTGCATATCTCCATCACACCTGCAATCCTAGAGTTCTTCACCGCAACATCAGCTCCAAATGCATTCTCTTGGATGAGGACTATGAACCAAAGATATCAGACTTCGGACTTGCTAGGCTTATGAACCCTATAGACACCCATCTCAGCACCTTTGTGAACGGGGAATTTGGTGACCTCGGTTATGTTGCACCGGAGTATGCACGCACTTTAATGGCCACACCCAAGGGTGATGTCTACAGCTTTGGTGTGGTTCTCCTCGAGCTCATCACCGGCGAGAAGCCTACCCACATTTCCAGGGCTCCAGAGAATTTCAGAGGGAGCCTAGTGGAATGGATCAGTTATCTTTCTAACAACGGACTCCTCCAAGATGCCATCGATATGTTGCTGATAGGAAAGGACACTGATGGCGAGTTGATGCAGTTCCTCAAAGTCGCGTGTTCCTGCACGCTTGCCACACCGAAGGAGAGACCAACCATGTTTGAGGTTTACCAGCTCCTCAGAGCCATTGGCGAAAGGTACCATTTCACTGCAGATGATGACCTGGTGCTTTCACCTCTTAACACAGATGGCGAAACCCTGGACGAACTCATTGTTGCCAAGTAATTGCACAGCCATATGTCTCCACTCTCCAGAAGACAAACAAGGctgcgagttttttttttcctccatgGGAGTTAGCATCTGCTGAAGTGAGCAAGAAGGCCTATAAGATGTACCAATTAGTAGCAGGATACTGCATCCGCTAGCTGTATAGTTCTTGTAGCTTGGTTGTTACCCACCCTTGGGAGGTGCTGGTAGCAATTTGCATGTAACCAATTTGGTTACGAGGTAGTTGTTACTTGTAAGTTTGTGACCCTGGTGGCATGGGGTTTTATTGTCATTATGTAGTGGCCCTTTGGTAAAGCCATTTCACATTACACTTGTATGTAGTTTGTACCGGAGATTTAGCAAATCTAAGCATACGAATGTATGCGTGAAAATCAAATGACAGCTCACGGTAAGATTCTTTAGCAAACATGCACTGACGGCCGACCTTTGTGCTCTATGTTTCCTGCACCTGGACCAAACTGTCTCGTTTGGTTTTTTTAAGCAgctatcacatcaaatgttcGGATGTCAATTTGAATGTTCGAATGCCAACttaatataaaattaattatataaGTTGCAATTAAGGCTCTAGATGAgtctattaaatataattaatgcacgattagaggatggttactgtatcaattagtggtcaaaatatgaattaattaggcttaatagatttttctcgtgattaagtcatgacttatgaaattagttttataataaatctatgtttagtacttttaATTGGTGTTTAAATATGTGATGTGATGGAACTTATGACTTAAACTTACAAGTTGGTGAGTTTTTGTAAACTTCTGCCACTTGGAACTATTCTATGGTCCACAGGCCTGGTCTGTGTGCACGGCAGTCAAAGACTCAAGGTTTTGACTCTGACCATTGATTTATCAGGTAGCATCAGGGGTGGTTAGGGAGAAAAAATATCACAAAGACACGCATTATCGAGGGCTGTGATTACAAGATTTTCATAAAAAGCAAGGTGCATCAACTAGATCCTTGAACTTTCAATTTGCAAATCTGGGTTCTAAAGTTTTACTTAGACATCCCAAAACACAAAACACAAAGTTTTTTAAattgcttgcatggtgtactaaatatagtcaaaaaataaattacattacacaaatggattgtaaatcgcgagacgaatctaatgagcctaattatgacgtgattaggcactaaattgctacagtaaatatgatctaatgatgaattaattaggctcattagattcgtctcgtagtttacatacgagatctgtaattagttttgtgattagcctacatttaatacttcaaatattaaagattcattttcaaaaacgcaaaaatgcaaaatgtaaagtgatctaaacacacccttattgCACTCAAGGTTCAAATATCAGTACTTAGGCATATGCTTTACCTATGTGCACCACTTTGATTTCTTTAGTCATGACATGCCATTGCCACACTCTCTCCCCTCTATGAATGACATGCTTTGCCGTGTTTGGTAAAACATCAAATCAAGTTTACACAAAAAGACAAACAttcgcatggagtactaaataaagtttatttgtaaaaccttttcagggacgGATGTAACTTTTTGAGGTGAATCTAAtggcggtaattaattgatgatttgctacattgatgctacagtaaccatcctctaatcacgcggtcaaaggcctcattaggttcgtcttacgatttacacggggggttgtggaggtggttttgtaattagacttcatttgatactctaaattagtggtcaaaaaaccaaaaaaaatttgcgaaattttttacaacctcaaccaaacacggccaagagTGGGAAAGAAGATACTTTGGCATTTGGACAGGGTGGGGAAGAAGATGAGATGATGTACCATTGAACCATTCATGTGGACAGTCACAGACCCCTCTCCCTCTGTATGATACCTCAACTCCATGCTGACTCCCGACTCCAATGTCAGCAGCTGGTAGCCTGCAGTGCTGCACGTACAGGGCGCCATGTCGCGCGCCATGCACCATTGCTGCCGCTGCCCGTTGGAGAACTCTAACCGATTGATTTTTCTCATTCCTTTTTTCACTTTTTAGCCATAAAAAAGATTTAGGGAAAAAATTTAGCTCCAACAAAttgattttcttttttccaCTTTACCTTTTATTTCCTTCCCCTCTCTCATTTTTTAAGGGGAATTTCACTTTCTCTCTTTCTATCCATTCTTTTCTAGCCACAAGATCTACATGCATGAGAAGATTCTGGCCACTCAtgaattaaaggagaaagaaaaaaatcaatctgctggaaCACATCTCTCCAATAAACTAAAATTATAATGGGGAATTCCCCTATAAGATGAGaaaggggaaaaggaaaaaTCAATCTGTTAGAGTTGCTCTCAAGCATCAGATATCAATCAGAACACTCCTAACCTAAATAAGAAAATTTAGAAACTAAAAGCCCCACTCAAGATAAAAATATTCCTCTGGTATCTTAGACGAGGCGTTATTCTTACAAAGGATAATCTTGCAAAATGGAATTGGTAGGGGAACCAACAATGCTGTTTCTGTCATGAAAATAAAACGATACAACATCTATTTTTTGACTACCGATTCGCGAGAATGGTATGAGCTTCGGTCTATGCGGCCTGGGGCATACCAAAACCTCACAATATGCCTAGTATGTGTGGGAGCTGGCTCATTGAAATTCCTAAAGAATATAAGTCACTAGTACTTCTAGGCGCGGCAGTTttgtgttggtctgtttggCTATGAGAAATGCTGTAGTGTTTgataacaaaaaaatatttcttttttgcaggttatctaCTCAACTACGCACTGGCTCCGTACATGGGCTATCCTTCATAAGCATACTTTGCAGGACAAGTTTGTAGCGGCTTCTTATTTCTTGGGACAGGTCGCCAAGGATTTTTTTGCCCGGGCACATGGGTGGCGGTCTAGTCTGGATTGACAGTCATTAGTGTGAAATAATCTATATCAAACTCTTTTTAGGCTGTGTGTCGTTTAGGCAGAGGTCGGGAAAATTTCAAGACGatgtatcaccttgatgtattgtacttgaaatcaataaaatttccctttgcaaaaaaaaaagcatcagATATCAGGCGGCTCAACGCTAGCAGCGCCACACAGTGAGGACAAAGGGGTCAAGTCCAAATAAACATGCTTACTTTTGTATTTTATTACTTTCTCAAGGCAGGTGTATACCTGGCGCTTTCTACAAGGTGTTGTCATGTTTACCTTACAAGTTACAACCGGTAACTTGTGAAATGATTAAACTATAAATATGAAACTTGCATGTGTGGATTTGCCTTAAAATtaaccttttttaaaaaaatttatacatctTTTAACATATCACGAGTCCAAGCACTCACATGCAAGCACACATGCCCACCCATATTAACAAAATGCTACGTACACTCTGCCCTTATAAGGCAAAGAGGTAAGATCTGCAAATCTTGTGATTTTGATAAAGACACAATAAGCATCTTAGTGCCACGAAAAATAATTATCTAAAATTGTAAACATATGCACTGAGTCAAATCAGAGTGGACAGGTTCCACCACAGATAATTTAAATAGCTAAGTTGCCCTAATTCACAAATTTATAGATACATTTTGATAAAAAGAGTGGTAAAAGTAGGCCgccaaatatataaaaaaaattcataaggaGGAAAAGTTATATTGTTTTCCAATATATGATGTCCACAAAAAAGTTAGTTTTGAATGAATTGATTAGCTAGACCTAGTCGTCGTAATTTAAACATAGAGTAGAAATGGAATGTTGCTACTCTTCAATAGATAAAAACTACATTGCTCCTAATCGATGATCTTAGACATCCATTTATGGTGATAGTATCCATGGACGGATGTAGGAATTAGAGGTAGAGGGCTCATCTCccttctcccttcttcttcctccaaacCCACCTCCCCTCTAACCTTGCGACCACAACCACTTCTACTAACGTGGCCGCCACCCAAGATCCCTACTATTAAACCAGCACCACCAAAAAAGTTCCCTGATTTGCCATATCCACTCACAAACCCTAAAATTCTAACCTCTTCACCCTTGCTCGTTGAATTTGCCTTCATTGAGGTTTTCATTAACTCTAGTCACTTTGGAACACGGGAAGTGTGCTAGAAACTAATATTTCATTTATTTGCTCTAATTGATGTTCAAGGTGGTGGCTGGTTTTTGTGGTATTCATATGTTTATGCTTAACGCATTGATATCATCCAAGTGTATCTGAGACTTCATTGATTGATTAGAAACTTTGTTGAGTTGTCAGTTTAACATAATTTCCTAATTATACAAAAGGACCGGGTAATCGCGCGATAGGGAACCACGCGACCCCCCTTTCCTAgcccccctcccctttccttttTTGGTCTTCCCTCCCAACATCCCCGCCAGCCGCTACAGCATCCCAGACCCATCGACACGCAAGCGGGAGGGGGGGGGCACAGCCGCCGCATCCCCAGGCCTGCCGACGCGTAGGGGGGAGGCGCGCACAGGAGCCGCGGCTGCCGCACAGTCCCCCTCCACCGCCCGCGATTGTTGACGCTTGCTAACGACTAATTTCAAGCGtcaatttgatcagaaaatctgtagagtttaaatatttcatatgcatttttATCTAAAATAAAGTAGAAATCCACtatgctctaaaaattatgcaAAGATAGAAAATGGGACAAAAGTGCAGGTTAGGACTACCTTATGatccacgggaaaaaatcgtcAACCAATTAGAGCGCAGAATTCAGGCTgacatggatcaaagggcccacatGCAGCACCTAACTGACATAACAGAAGCTTGGACACATGAAAAAGGAGCCAGGACACACGTGGTAGGCCACAAGAGCAGAGGGGGGCCGgtggggcccacctgccagtcggccgaccaccatggtcggccgaGTGGGCTCGGCCCCCACCGACCCCCAGCCTCTGCAGGAAGCTTCCTATTGGTTTCCTTAGGTCGGTTCCAGCTGCCACGCGGCATCCAAGATAGGTATGGGTTTGCTACTAGATCTCTTTTGTAATGTTTGGTCGTGTATACTGGACTTATcttatagttatttatatttGCATGATATATGCCCCGTGGTTACAGACATAGATTTCATGGTTagtttattttgctattatatgcTTTGCCTGGTTAGAGAATTAGTTCTTGTTAACTTCTacatgctccagtattcgtatgtttgctctactATGATGTCTCTCCATCCGAAGCGTGGGAGCTCCACACGGtttactagagtatcgcttgctagtgtagacatggtgtctgggcCAGTTAAGTGTTGCTGAATATCGTCCTTtctcacggtttgtagaggtagcctgcaaCTGGTGACAATCATGTTTAGTGCCattgtaatcctccacgttcggttagGGGGTAGGAGGGTATAAATGTCTGTGATGACTTGAAAGTCATATCTGTCAGCCATTTGCACAGTGCTCCCGTGTTTTAGGCATAATTTGATAGTATCCAAACCAACATGTGCAAAGTGTATAATGCTAGTAAACGGTATAGATAATTACAAGAATATTAGATAGACCTTGACTAACTAACTTCGGCCTAGCTCCCTACCTTCCTTTTACCCTTGTGTTAGAAATAGGAGTTGCTCGTCTCTCTCTCACACTACCTCCATCCATaatttatcttacccctgtttatggaTTTAATATTCTATTGAGATAAGTTCATGTTGTCTACCTACACAACTTAGTCACCGCCTTCCCTACAGaattataaatgacaccccggtatactcacTGGGTAAAATGTTGCACAGGTTATTCTGTCCGCTTGCAGAATGAATCATGGTTCATTAGTTTGGTCATCAGTAATTGCTATATGAAATGTCGAGGCATTTGTTGGCGCCAATGCAGGGCATTTCTGAAGCCTTTACTGAAACTTAAGAGAACTTTTGTTGCTAGACCAGATATAACAGACAAGAcaaaacaaagcaaaactcatcctttcaactttcatAAGAAGTTAAaatattcttaccgcgcatgttaaagggaaataaagcgataaatatttttttgttttggaagttttatcaaatttattcAAAAGCAAGTaaaggatacagttgacttaggggaggggacCTCCCCCAAGTTAGCTCTTGATTTAGAGtccaaaaagcaggacctttctccatacctgatcaggttgaggtcgtttcgtctgtacctggagaagtagtagcgggcgATGATGTCTTCTTCTTTTTGTGCCAtatcttcttggtcttctttggtggcataGATGACGCAAGAGTAGGATCCTCGGGTGTAGAATAGACAATTTCCAGATCTTCACATGCCGTGTTGGTGATGAAATCGGAAATTTTCTGGATGTCGTCTACCAGTTCAGTCGGgggagtatgaatttcccaatcttCCCAGGCAGGCTTGGATGG containing:
- the LOC120665465 gene encoding probably inactive leucine-rich repeat receptor-like protein kinase At5g48380; its protein translation is MTDHFALSVLLLLVLSTTCFSSDLDVQCLREVQKSVSDPNGILKSSWIFENNTAGFICRFTGVECWHPDENRVLSLHLSNLGLQGPFPQGLKNCTSMTGLDLSSNNFTGPIPSDISLQVPFLTSLDLSYNGFSAEIPLLIYNMTYLNTLNLQHNQLSGQIPGQFSLLARLLTFNVADNQLSGTIPSGLQKFSSSSFAGNQRLCGPPLGDCQASAKSKSTAAIIGAVVGVVVVVIIGAIVVFFCLRRLPAKKKAKDEDDNKWAKSIKGTKTIKVSMFENPVSKMKLSDLMKATDQFSKENIIGTGRTGTMYKAVLPDGSFLAVKRLQDSQHSESQFTSEMKTLGQVRHRNLVPLLGFCIAKKEKLLVYKHMPKGSLYDQLNQEEGSKMDWPLRLRIGIGAAKGLAYLHHTCNPRVLHRNISSKCILLDEDYEPKISDFGLARLMNPIDTHLSTFVNGEFGDLGYVAPEYARTLMATPKGDVYSFGVVLLELITGEKPTHISRAPENFRGSLVEWISYLSNNGLLQDAIDMLLIGKDTDGELMQFLKVACSCTLATPKERPTMFEVYQLLRAIGERYHFTADDDLVLSPLNTDGETLDELIVAK